Proteins encoded in a region of the Mucilaginibacter sabulilitoris genome:
- a CDS encoding M20/M25/M40 family metallo-hydrolase, with the protein MSMNKKYIIKAVMLLLLTLAVPKLYAQEDTPEVKKTVIAGKQYSQEVSAIAGKSVVKKALQTIVDLQPQTLADHILLTEIPAPPYKETVRAKKFAEMLKAAGADSVWTDTAGNVIAKVKGRKGKKTVALEGHMDTVFPEGTDVKIAHKGDTLYAPGISDDTRALAVVLTVLKAMKKNEIKTDADLLFIGAVGEEGQGNLRGVRNLFSSSGPGKIDSYIAIDGTSVDRVVHRGLGSHRYRITFKGLGGHSSGAFGLANPHNALARAIHYWVLDADKFTREKGVRVTYNVGVIGGGTSVNSIPFESWMEVDMRSESQERLVGIDKMLQDAVQKALAEENQMKRLGPNLTVDVKLIGERPSGMEDPSIPFVQRAIATASFLQASPSLGVGSTNSNIPISKGIPAVTIGSGGKSGGAHALGEWWLDDKRAYVATQRAMLLLLTEAGMSK; encoded by the coding sequence ATGAGCATGAACAAAAAATATATAATAAAAGCAGTAATGCTTTTATTACTAACGCTTGCTGTGCCAAAATTATACGCGCAGGAAGACACGCCGGAGGTAAAAAAAACAGTTATTGCCGGTAAACAGTACAGCCAGGAGGTGAGTGCTATTGCAGGCAAATCTGTTGTAAAAAAGGCGCTGCAAACCATTGTTGATCTACAACCGCAAACCCTGGCCGATCATATCCTGCTTACCGAAATACCCGCGCCACCGTATAAGGAAACCGTAAGAGCCAAAAAGTTTGCCGAGATGCTAAAAGCCGCCGGAGCAGATTCTGTATGGACTGATACGGCCGGCAATGTAATAGCCAAGGTTAAAGGTCGTAAGGGCAAAAAAACAGTGGCGTTGGAAGGACACATGGATACCGTTTTCCCCGAAGGAACCGACGTTAAGATAGCGCACAAGGGCGATACGCTATATGCTCCGGGCATATCTGACGATACCAGGGCGCTTGCCGTAGTACTCACCGTACTTAAAGCAATGAAAAAGAACGAAATAAAAACCGATGCCGACCTCCTGTTCATAGGCGCAGTTGGGGAAGAAGGCCAGGGTAATCTGCGTGGAGTACGAAACCTTTTCAGTAGTTCGGGGCCGGGTAAAATAGATTCGTACATCGCCATTGACGGTACCAGTGTTGACAGGGTTGTTCACCGGGGTTTAGGCTCGCACCGTTACCGTATTACATTTAAAGGTTTGGGGGGGCATTCATCAGGTGCGTTTGGCTTGGCCAACCCGCACAATGCCTTAGCCCGCGCTATTCATTACTGGGTTTTGGATGCCGATAAATTTACCCGCGAAAAAGGTGTAAGAGTTACTTACAACGTTGGCGTAATTGGCGGCGGAACGTCTGTTAACTCCATCCCCTTTGAGTCATGGATGGAGGTTGATATGCGGTCTGAAAGTCAGGAGCGCCTGGTGGGGATAGATAAGATGCTGCAGGATGCCGTTCAAAAGGCACTGGCAGAGGAGAACCAGATGAAACGCCTCGGCCCTAATCTTACCGTTGATGTGAAACTGATTGGCGAACGCCCTTCGGGTATGGAAGACCCCAGCATTCCATTTGTGCAGCGGGCCATTGCTACCGCGAGCTTTTTACAAGCCTCTCCCAGTCTGGGGGTAGGTTCAACCAACTCTAATATTCCTATTTCAAAAGGTATCCCGGCAGTTACTATCGGCAGTGGGGGCAAATCGGGCGGCGCCCATGCTTTGGGCGAATGGTGGCTTGATGATAAACGGGCTTATGTAGCCACACAAAGGGCCATGTTACTATTGCTTACCGAAGCAGGTATGTCAAAATAA
- a CDS encoding amidohydrolase, whose translation MLKRIILLSFFSGVVFIGFAQRNTEKEKIIASIQSKEANYANIAHQIWTYAEPGYLEIKSSALLQDQLKNAGFDIRAGVAEIPTAFVASYGSGEPVIGILAEFDALPGLSNIDQPEQKALVSGAAGHGCGHNLFGTASVAAAIAIKDWLKNSGTKGTIRLYGCPAEEGGSGKVYMVRARLFNDVNAVLHWHPGNENSAAIEPWLANKNAKFRFYGVASHASGAPEKGRSALDAVEAMDNMVNMMREHIPSDTRIHYVITHGGEAPNVVPAFAEVYYYVRNPEMQTVKEIWEQVVKAAEGAALGTGTRMDYEVIGGVYNMLPNLTLSKVMDNNLRLVNGFTYTESEKQFAEKIQATLTGNNKTIPLAETEKIKPFSVSTEAGGASSDVGDVSWTVPTAGFIAATFVPGSSGHSWQNVAAAGSTIGTKGMMVAAKTLALSAYDLFKDPELVKKANAELADKRGTDFKYDAMLGNRKPALDYRK comes from the coding sequence ATGCTTAAAAGAATCATATTGCTTAGTTTTTTCTCGGGCGTTGTGTTTATAGGCTTTGCACAGAGAAACACGGAGAAAGAAAAAATCATAGCATCCATACAAAGTAAGGAAGCAAACTATGCTAACATAGCTCATCAGATCTGGACATATGCAGAGCCGGGGTACCTGGAAATAAAAAGTTCCGCTTTGCTTCAGGACCAACTAAAAAATGCCGGGTTTGATATAAGAGCAGGTGTTGCTGAAATCCCTACCGCATTTGTGGCTTCTTATGGCAGCGGCGAGCCTGTTATTGGTATTCTGGCAGAGTTTGATGCATTGCCCGGTTTATCTAATATAGACCAACCCGAGCAAAAAGCATTGGTTAGTGGTGCAGCAGGACACGGTTGCGGCCATAATTTATTCGGCACAGCATCTGTGGCAGCAGCTATCGCGATTAAGGACTGGCTTAAAAATTCAGGTACAAAAGGAACTATTCGTTTATATGGCTGCCCTGCTGAGGAGGGTGGATCAGGCAAAGTGTACATGGTAAGGGCCAGGCTTTTTAATGATGTAAACGCTGTGCTGCACTGGCATCCGGGTAATGAAAACTCGGCGGCCATTGAACCATGGCTTGCTAATAAAAATGCTAAGTTCAGGTTTTACGGGGTTGCTTCACATGCATCGGGAGCACCCGAAAAAGGGCGGTCGGCATTGGATGCTGTTGAAGCAATGGATAACATGGTGAACATGATGCGTGAGCATATCCCTTCAGATACAAGAATCCATTACGTAATTACGCATGGCGGGGAAGCGCCTAATGTGGTGCCTGCTTTTGCTGAGGTTTATTATTATGTACGGAATCCTGAAATGCAAACCGTTAAAGAGATTTGGGAACAGGTGGTAAAAGCAGCCGAAGGAGCAGCTTTGGGCACCGGAACCCGGATGGATTATGAGGTAATTGGTGGTGTGTATAATATGCTGCCAAATTTAACCTTATCCAAAGTGATGGATAATAATCTGCGGCTTGTAAATGGATTTACATATACCGAATCAGAAAAACAGTTTGCTGAAAAAATACAGGCCACCTTAACGGGTAATAATAAAACCATTCCTTTAGCAGAAACCGAAAAAATTAAACCCTTTAGTGTTTCAACCGAAGCGGGAGGGGCCTCTTCGGACGTAGGCGATGTAAGCTGGACTGTTCCTACCGCTGGTTTTATTGCAGCAACATTTGTACCCGGTTCATCAGGCCACAGTTGGCAAAATGTGGCGGCGGCGGGTAGTACTATTGGCACCAAAGGAATGATGGTGGCTGCTAAAACCCTGGCTCTTTCGGCATATGACCTGTTTAAAGACCCAGAACTGGTGAAGAAAGCCAACGCAGAACTGGCTGATAAAAGAGGTACAGATTTTAAGTATGATGCTATGCTTGGTAATAGAAAACCGGCATTGGACTATCGTAAATGA
- a CDS encoding SusD/RagB family nutrient-binding outer membrane lipoprotein: protein MKLRNKRYILLLTGVLLAGSSCKKFVDINADPNNPTTAQLSLLLPSTEISLVANMYQLNSGTSTFVQQTVFSTGQSRFQQQGDDFSNSWDGFYSQTLNDLELVISNGTAQQQWGYVSVAKFEKAYLYSLMVDMWGDIPYASAEQGRQNPNAALDKGADIYEKLLVLIDEGIADAGKVTATTLVPSSADVFYGGTKSSWISMANSLKLKLYNQIRLVDPARSATAIKGIISSGAPLISSNTGDFTFKFGSNQNPNNRHPWHRADYQAGKTFYASQSWIDMLFNSDDPRLRYFIFRQNATAGLNNSTNSNGYYGRNPGDGTAAPADQSRRSVFGIYPAGGLYDNSPINNLTDANIYLDNTGATGSAKVVAVTDGTGAGIMPLITNAMVKFIRAEAALTLATGDDARQNFSDAVTANLNSISTYAAANGGTTLSVTAITGFVNRLLEQYDAADNSGKLNLVMTQKYIADFGNGMEVYNDYRRTGLPVLRTLLSPLNVFPLRLYYSQTELSANTFFSANGSQLQVAQQITPVFWDK from the coding sequence ATGAAACTCAGAAATAAAAGATACATTTTACTGCTAACAGGTGTTTTGCTTGCGGGTAGTTCGTGCAAAAAGTTTGTAGACATAAACGCCGATCCTAACAACCCTACAACAGCACAGTTGTCATTACTGCTTCCATCAACAGAAATATCGCTGGTGGCCAATATGTACCAGCTCAACAGCGGCACTTCAACTTTCGTACAACAAACCGTTTTCTCTACCGGGCAAAGCCGTTTTCAGCAACAGGGCGATGATTTTAGCAACTCATGGGATGGATTTTACAGCCAAACCCTTAATGACCTTGAATTGGTTATCAGCAACGGCACGGCGCAGCAGCAATGGGGTTATGTATCTGTAGCCAAATTTGAAAAGGCTTATTTATATAGCTTAATGGTTGATATGTGGGGCGATATACCTTATGCCTCCGCCGAACAGGGCCGGCAAAATCCAAACGCCGCGTTAGACAAGGGCGCCGATATTTATGAGAAGCTGCTGGTTTTAATAGATGAAGGTATAGCCGACGCCGGTAAAGTAACCGCGACAACGCTGGTGCCATCTTCTGCGGATGTGTTTTACGGAGGTACTAAAAGCTCATGGATAAGCATGGCTAATTCATTAAAGCTAAAATTATACAACCAGATCCGTTTAGTTGACCCTGCCCGCTCGGCTACAGCTATTAAAGGCATAATCAGCAGCGGGGCGCCGTTAATAAGCAGCAATACCGGCGATTTTACTTTCAAATTCGGATCTAATCAAAACCCCAACAACCGCCATCCCTGGCACCGGGCCGACTATCAGGCAGGAAAAACATTTTATGCCAGCCAGTCATGGATAGATATGTTATTTAACAGCGATGATCCCCGTTTACGTTATTTTATCTTCAGGCAAAATGCTACGGCTGGCTTGAATAACTCCACCAACAGCAACGGCTATTACGGCCGTAATCCCGGCGACGGTACCGCCGCCCCGGCAGATCAGTCGCGCCGGTCGGTCTTTGGCATCTATCCGGCAGGTGGTTTATATGATAACAGTCCCATCAACAACCTCACAGATGCAAACATTTATTTGGATAACACCGGCGCTACGGGTTCGGCAAAAGTGGTAGCTGTTACCGATGGTACAGGCGCCGGCATTATGCCGCTCATCACCAATGCCATGGTTAAATTCATCAGGGCCGAAGCCGCATTAACCTTAGCGACCGGCGACGATGCACGCCAGAATTTTAGCGATGCGGTAACCGCTAATTTAAATAGTATAAGTACCTACGCGGCTGCAAATGGCGGTACAACATTATCAGTCACGGCTATAACTGGTTTCGTAAACAGGTTGCTGGAGCAATATGATGCCGCAGATAACAGCGGGAAGCTAAACCTGGTAATGACGCAGAAATACATTGCCGATTTTGGCAATGGCATGGAGGTTTACAACGATTACAGACGAACAGGCTTGCCGGTTTTACGCACACTGTTATCGCCGCTTAATGTGTTTCCGCTCAGGCTTTATTATTCGCAAACAGAATTGTCTGCCAATACCTTTTTTAGCGCTAACGGCAGCCAGCTTCAGGTAGCACAGCAAATTACGCCCGTTTTTTGGGATAAATAA
- a CDS encoding M14 family metallopeptidase, translated as MIKKLNRMLVLPTLFYASVLQAQTVPSPKEHFGFNIGDDYQLANYTQTEAYFKKLAASDRARLVDIGMTEEGRHQYMLIVSSPENLKKLDHYKDISQKLAHADALTDEQAKSLAAEGKSVIWIDGGLHATEVVGAHQLIETMWQLVSRTDAETMNILNNDIILLAHANPDGQELVSNWYMGEKDPKKRNTNVPRLWQKYVGHDNNRDFYMMNMKESQNISRQLFVEWIPQIMYNHHQRGPAGSVLAGPPYRDPFNYVFDPLIVTSIDAVGAAMNNRLNVEGKPGYTQRAGSQFSTWWNGGLRTTPYFHNMVGLLTEIIGNPTPETVALVPERLIPNGATPNPIVPQTWHFRQSIDYSVSLNYAVLDYAARYRSELLYNIYRMGKNSIERGSTDHWTFYPKYIDSINMAYKKEKKPSKKDSVGGANSSGEFAFGREGDIPAKYYDQVLKDPKNRDARAYIIPADQTDFPTAVKFINALLLSGIQVQKATTDFSVAGKNYPAGSYVVKTDQAFRPHVIDMFEPQDHPNDFQYEGGPPIKPYDAAGWTLAFQMGVNFDRMTEGFNGPFEKVPYGSLQSPPSLNLTTNAKAGYLISPSINNGFITVNDLLKAGAKVYRLPNGVTGMPEDGPGTFYIPASVEAKTILAKETKSLGLKVTGVEKAPAGGVKIFPTRIGVWNTYGGSIPSGWVRWLMEQYHYNAQIIYPQEIDAGDLRKKYDVLIFVTGAIPPLGKGGDVSEFRNKQPSADSVAAEFRPWIGKITAEKSIPQLKKFMESGGSIVTIGTSTNLAYHLGLPVHNALVVNGADGKERPISALKYYIPGSLLSTRFETSEPANYGMPAENDVDFDRSPVFKLDADADSKGVKRLAWFDTDKPLHSGWAWGQAYLKDGVAAFIAPVGAGKLYAFGPEITFRGQSQSTFRLLFNQLYFSK; from the coding sequence ATGATCAAAAAACTTAACCGGATGCTTGTTTTACCCACGCTGTTTTACGCGTCGGTATTGCAGGCACAAACAGTTCCTTCACCAAAGGAACACTTTGGTTTTAATATTGGAGATGATTACCAGTTGGCAAATTATACGCAAACGGAGGCGTATTTTAAAAAGTTGGCTGCCTCTGACCGTGCACGATTAGTGGATATCGGCATGACAGAAGAAGGAAGGCATCAATATATGCTCATCGTTTCATCACCCGAAAACTTGAAAAAGCTTGATCATTACAAGGATATCTCTCAAAAGCTGGCCCATGCCGATGCGCTTACTGATGAGCAGGCTAAGAGCCTCGCTGCCGAAGGAAAATCAGTAATATGGATTGACGGCGGTTTGCATGCTACTGAAGTGGTTGGCGCACATCAGCTTATTGAAACCATGTGGCAGCTGGTAAGCCGTACCGATGCCGAAACCATGAACATCCTCAACAATGATATTATTCTGTTGGCACATGCCAATCCCGACGGGCAGGAGCTGGTATCAAACTGGTACATGGGCGAAAAAGATCCTAAAAAACGCAATACCAACGTACCCCGTCTTTGGCAAAAATACGTTGGGCATGATAACAACCGCGATTTCTACATGATGAACATGAAGGAAAGTCAGAACATCAGCAGGCAGCTGTTTGTAGAATGGATTCCGCAGATCATGTACAACCACCACCAGCGCGGTCCGGCAGGTTCAGTACTGGCCGGTCCACCCTATCGCGACCCCTTTAATTATGTGTTCGACCCATTGATCGTGACCAGTATTGATGCAGTTGGCGCTGCCATGAACAACAGGCTTAATGTAGAGGGTAAACCAGGATATACACAACGTGCAGGGTCACAGTTCTCAACCTGGTGGAATGGTGGTTTACGCACTACCCCCTATTTTCATAACATGGTTGGCTTACTTACCGAGATCATCGGAAACCCAACCCCCGAAACCGTGGCTTTGGTTCCGGAGCGTCTGATTCCGAATGGGGCAACTCCAAATCCTATTGTTCCGCAAACATGGCACTTTCGTCAATCTATAGATTACTCGGTATCCTTAAACTACGCGGTGCTTGATTACGCTGCACGTTACCGCAGCGAATTACTATACAATATTTATCGTATGGGTAAAAACTCCATTGAGCGCGGCAGCACCGACCACTGGACGTTTTATCCAAAGTATATTGATTCTATAAACATGGCTTATAAGAAAGAAAAGAAGCCATCAAAAAAGGACAGCGTAGGTGGTGCGAATTCATCGGGCGAGTTTGCTTTTGGCAGGGAAGGCGATATCCCGGCAAAATATTATGACCAGGTGCTGAAAGACCCCAAGAACAGGGATGCGAGGGCTTATATTATCCCGGCAGATCAAACCGATTTTCCAACTGCCGTTAAGTTTATCAATGCCTTGCTTTTATCGGGCATCCAGGTTCAGAAGGCAACTACCGACTTCAGCGTGGCAGGCAAAAATTATCCGGCGGGCTCCTACGTCGTTAAAACAGATCAGGCTTTCCGTCCGCATGTGATTGATATGTTTGAACCACAGGACCATCCAAATGATTTTCAATACGAGGGCGGCCCGCCAATTAAACCTTATGACGCTGCCGGCTGGACACTGGCATTCCAAATGGGCGTTAACTTTGATCGCATGACCGAAGGTTTTAACGGACCGTTTGAAAAAGTGCCTTACGGTAGTTTGCAATCGCCTCCTTCATTAAATCTTACTACGAATGCAAAGGCTGGTTATCTGATAAGCCCGTCCATCAACAATGGTTTTATAACGGTAAATGATTTGCTTAAAGCGGGTGCCAAGGTTTACCGTTTACCAAACGGTGTTACAGGCATGCCCGAAGACGGGCCAGGTACTTTTTATATTCCGGCATCCGTCGAGGCAAAAACGATACTCGCTAAAGAAACCAAAAGCCTGGGCCTCAAAGTTACGGGCGTAGAGAAAGCCCCTGCAGGGGGCGTTAAAATTTTTCCAACGCGTATCGGGGTCTGGAATACCTATGGTGGCTCTATCCCGTCGGGCTGGGTACGCTGGTTAATGGAGCAATATCACTATAACGCGCAAATCATTTATCCGCAAGAGATTGACGCGGGTGACCTTCGTAAAAAATACGACGTACTGATCTTTGTAACCGGCGCTATTCCTCCGCTTGGCAAGGGAGGCGATGTTTCCGAATTTCGTAACAAGCAGCCATCTGCCGATTCGGTAGCGGCAGAATTCCGCCCATGGATTGGTAAGATCACGGCCGAGAAATCCATTCCTCAGCTTAAAAAATTTATGGAAAGTGGCGGCAGTATAGTAACTATTGGTACCAGCACCAATTTAGCCTATCATTTAGGCTTGCCTGTACACAATGCTTTAGTAGTAAATGGAGCCGATGGTAAAGAGCGCCCCATATCCGCATTAAAATACTATATACCAGGTAGTTTGCTAAGCACTCGCTTTGAAACTTCAGAGCCCGCCAATTATGGTATGCCTGCAGAAAATGACGTTGATTTTGACCGGAGCCCGGTATTTAAACTGGATGCTGATGCTGATTCAAAAGGAGTAAAACGCCTGGCGTGGTTTGATACCGATAAGCCATTGCACAGCGGTTGGGCATGGGGGCAAGCTTATTTGAAAGATGGTGTGGCTGCTTTTATAGCGCCTGTTGGTGCTGGTAAATTATATGCTTTCGGACCCGAAATTACCTTCCGCGGCCAGTCGCAAAGTACATTTCGGTTATTATTTAACCAACTGTATTTCAGCAAATGA